Part of the Megalopta genalis isolate 19385.01 chromosome 6, iyMegGena1_principal, whole genome shotgun sequence genome, GACTGAAATCCATGGAcaacaaaatttatttcaaatggaagtgggttttattattttactttataaaGTATATATTGATTTCTGAAATTGGAGCTCTTACTATTGTTTGAATAGCCAAATTAGGGTACATGTATTcaaatatatatagataatcGGGTATTTATTTAGTCAGAGTAATCAAATATACCTAAGTACTTGGATGCTtattcaatataaatattaatactcCACAAGCTTTAGCCTGACCTTACAAATTAACCagcatatttttttgtttattattcaatcaaaatatttattatatatttgaattaaaattaaggTGAGCAAATTTAAAGAATGGCAAGCAAATTTACTCGAGTACTGATATTTGGATAATATGAGCTTTAGTTGAAACCTAAAATTCATGAACTTTGGAGTTATTCAGATATTGACAAGTCATACCATGATATACCATTGAATATTTGTAAATGTTTCAGGAAAATGATCCCGCAGCATACATGAAAGACTACATGCAAAACGGTATGATGTTCCACACAAatcaggaaatcaatgcgaatcagaatcATACGACTCAACGATATCATGTAAATCCTATTCGGAAACCCGAACAGCCACAGATTTCCCAAGAATCGCAACAACCGAAACATGTAAATCAAATAATAACTGTTTCCGAACCGGTGTCTTCGATAAAATCTAACCGTCCTGGAAGACCACCGAAAACCTCTTCCGAATTGAGCGTAGGGAAAAAATTTAAATGCCAATGTGAAATATGTTTCAAAGAATTCGGACACAAAAGTAATTTGTTCATACACATGAGGACTCATAACGGAGAACGACCTTATAAATGCAGTCAATGCGAGAAGTGTTTTACTCATAGTGGGAATTTGGCAATCCATATGAGAACGCATTCCGGTGAACGACCTTATGGTTGTCAGATATGTGGGAAAATGTTTAGTCACAGTGGAAATTTATCGACGCATTTAAGAACTCATTCGGGAGTCAAACCATATAAATGTAGTATTTGTGGTAAGGAATTCAGGCACAGTGGAAATTTATCCATACATGAAAGGATACATTCCGGAATAAAGCCATTTCAATGTAAAGTTTGTGGAAAGGATTTTTATCACAGTGGAAATTTAACAACTCATATGAAGAAACATACCATAGGTACTTATGCTAGTGTTAATCAGTGCGAGACTAATGAAGATTCAGCAATGCCAACTACAGTAAACTTTAATGATGCTGCATCCTTAAATGCATTTGCAAATAACGTACCGTTAAATTCATCTACCAATATAAAAGTGATATCTAATGCAAACAACATTGTTCCTATAAAACACGAAAGTAACGACGAAAGATTAACGAACGGTGTTGAAATATTAACATCAACTTAAGCATGTATGAAATATACAGAATTAATCAACGATCGTAGTCATAAGAATGTCTACAAATGTATAAACATATATTTTTGGAATTACGTATAATTTCATTGACGATATTGCAGAATATGTGCAAAGTACAGGACACGTGCAATTTCAGATAACATTTGTAATGAATTTTTTGTTATAACATAAAACTATACAATTGTATACCAAGCATAGTTTTCTATTtcagatattttatttactcaATTTGCTAAAACGTTTTATGATTAGTTTCCATTTTATTGCGAactatttattaacaaataattaCTTTATTATACAACTGCATATGCtttaaataaatttgtatatATCAATGATTCGTTAACATATTTATTCTGCTCATAAAATACATAACAATTCTTTTATATGCGtccaattacaaataatattttttgtcatAATTGaacctgttttttttttaaatataaggtattcggattattttatatactattttaataatgtatatcattgatgcaacataaatatatatgatatacataTTGTAATGTATTTGTGTTATGAATTATTtgtgtatatgtgtatataaatACTTGTGCTCAATGAATTTTAAGGTACATTGAATAatgtacttgttttatatattatctatttggaatgtaaataataacaataatctcTGTTTATATTTcacaatgtataaaaataaatttctattcgataCACGTTGTGTAATACGTTGTCGAATTTCACTACGAATAGTTTCTGAAAGTTTAATGCTCCACAAAATATTACTATACTGTAACTTTTAAGATCGAAGCAGAGATATAGTAATTTTTGGTAACAATTCGAAGTCCTTGCAGTTTCTTCGCTAATAATACAAAAACTTATATAGATGATtcgaattaatattaatttgctTACACTATATACTTCCGTGAatgatatacaatatatactcACATCTGTTTAAAAAATCATTGGTATAGACTAGGATAAACGTAAAATCATGATTATAAATATCTTTTTCTGTTCAGTTAGTCATTGTTAAATGCTGATACTAGTTAATATAACTGCTTTATGCTATACTGTAATCGTAATTTCATAAATTGAACTATCAATCGCCTTTATAAATGAATTTTAAGGgtatttcaaatatttcgtATTTATACTTGCGGTTTGTTATGATTTGTTAATCGTGTTAAAGATTGTTTAATTTTATATCTAAAAACCACAAGTTAAGACTGAGTGCATTGGATACAAGATCTCAAAATTGTTTGATGTATAATTACATATACATTCACACATTACTTTATCGAATAACATTTAAAGGCAGTGTCATATTTCTTGGCAAACGATAAGATATATTTGTGGCTACATTATCGGGCAATTCGCGCCAAATATACTTTCCAATAGTAGGTATATCCTCTACAGGCAGCTTGAACGATACCAATAATGTTAAACAAAGTCCGTCTCCTTCTTGTTCTCCGCTAAATTCTACAGACAATATACCATGTGGCTTATGCTGTGCAACTCCACTACCAAACAGTTCCTGCAACAATTATTTGATGAAAACTCTATTGTAGTTCTACTCACACAATTTAATTTTCTACACAAGATAACAACTTACTTCCATGAAATTATGCAAAGTAGAAAGAAGACTACAATTTGGATTAATTTCACAAGTCGGTAAATAAGCCGGTTCCACGTTCGATGTAAGAACGTGTAACTTGTTCCTGTTGATAAAGTGTATCTTCAGATTTTCAATGTATAAGGTACGCATAACATTGTTATGGCTAATGGTCAAATGTTAACACTTGTTATTAAGAAATTCATTAAATGATTTAGTGACTTTAGAATCCATTAGAGATATACGTTTCAAAAATGTTATTAAAGTATGtattatttatacttatatttacaGATATGTTAAGAGTACGTGACGATTAGGATTTAGAGCAAATAAAtcagaaaatatataaaataattagtaTCAAGAAGTGAAATCATTGTCGTAATTGTATATGTACAGTGCATGTGCGTGAATGTGTACCTAGTATACTCCAATCTAAGCCTTCATCCACAATCATAGTCATAGTCagattgttgttgttctgttatgaaaactacCACCAGTGACCTTATACTGAAAGCGCAAATACTAAAGAGAAGTCAAGCATAAGCAATAACATATACAGGGTAAGCAACAAATTTTAATAACTCATTCTAGTTCAACGCTAGGAATGATTACCCTGTACATACGAAAATAAACTTCAAATAAaacattatataaatttttaagaaAGTATTATTTGACAAGTACAATTGAAAGTTTCAATTGTATGCTAACTTACGTTGCTCTCTTTTTTGAAGTAATTACAAGTCTCAACAATAATTTGTTTAATGATTTAGTAACTGGAATTAAATTTGGATAATGCAAGGTATCCTTGTTCACAATATAAGATTTTGCTTTCTCTATCAAAGGAATGATATCATTCGCTCTAAGGGtcagatcatttatatcttgcACCCAGCAAGCTTGCAACGATTCCTTATTTGCATCCTCTAAAGTTTTCAGTTTGCCACCAATTATTTTGCCAGTAAAAACAAACCGAAACCATGAACCAACTGCACATTCAATTAATATCAGTGTTTCTGGTTCCAATATAAGGCCTGTTTCTTCCAAAACTTCCCGTTTAACAGCATCCAATAAGTTTTCATCGGGCTGGACTCGACCAGCTGGTAAATACCATTTACCATTACAAGAGGCTTTTGCTTCCTGCATCATCAATACCTCTCCATGTTCGTTTataacaacagcagcaacaatgTATGCTACAGTCTTTTGACAAACTGGGACATAATTACTGGACGTTTTCGATCCTGAAACATGTTTTACTACTTCAGAGACCGTTGTTAATATAAATATgctgtaaacaatttttatatacaCCATAAATTCGTACGTGATACGGTGTAATTCTCAACCCATTGTGTAACATATTTATAATGTTTGATAATAGCGATTAAAGTATCGTTTGATTGAAGTTTTCAAATTCACAATGTCTGAAtgtaacaaatgatatttcaaaGTTATTAGTGTaaaaaatcgtgtaaaatatatttttacctAATACATCAGTTTGTGCGGCATGGATCTCTTCATGCGTGTCATCAATCTCTAAGGAATTCCcagataataataattcgatTTGTTTCTCAATAGTTAAAGACATGTTGTCGGGAATGTCgcacaatttttaatttatgtataAAGAAGATATCAAagaatgtatattaaatataacggATCATTCCTGCTGTCTTAACGATAGACAAGGTTATAAACAAAGTGAAAGTGTCAATGATCAGACATGATTTAATTAGACGTTTGCATCCGGGTGCAATTTATCTATGCCATTTCTATTCAGTCAGACCACTTGCATTCCTACGTGAATCAAATTCCCTAGAAAAATGTCAAAAGTTTAGATACGAAATTTGGAACAATACCGCAATCGAGACCCGTGTGAAGTTGGCTCACCATATTAACCAATATTAATGAAACATAGCTAAAAAAATTGCTCTTTAATTGCCCATAATTAGTCACCAATTAATTGTATTTGCTCGCTTATCCTTTTCGAGAAATATCCAAAAAACATTGTGAGACGCCTAGTAACTTTTATTAGAGATTGGAGATATTTAATAACACGAAATTTCTGAAATAATGCTTGAAACGTGTTGTATGACCTATCAAAAAGTTGCTCTTTTCATTTAACCAATTGTTCAACCTTCCACAGGTGACAATTTTGTCAATAAATGATGAATTttgaataaacaaatatataaaGAACTAAGAGCACGTGCCGTTCATGGCTGCCAAATATCAATCGGGATAAATACTCAAAAAATAGATATTTAGGAACATCAGGAAAATTCTCTTCCTCGGTTTTTGGATATTCGATTCTGATTTAATACTTCTTCTGAATCTAGAATTCCTTCTCCATGATTTTCACGCTTCAACAGCAAATGATGTTATGttctattacatatatatttaattaatcttGCCTATCCATAGTAATCTAGAAATTATTAGGTCATATGGTAAAGAAGAGCAACATTTATTAAGCTGGTGCAAGAAACATCCGCAGAGGGCTACATGCTTTGTATAAAGAATGGAAAAAGTGTTGACTACATGCACTGCTTGCACATTGCACATTATGTATAGCAATTCTGCGCCTTTCAGTCTGAAATGGACACGATATTCCTATACTCTGATATTAGTCCATGTCAGATTTAAGTGGTGAATAATTGTATTTGTAAAACGTTACCGGATGTTTTAATGTAAAATGACGTCAATGGATTCCGGGGTAGAAATGGGCAATGATTCAAACGACAGTTCAATCACGCAGCATGAAAATCTGTCGGTGAGCCAGATCGGTACTGTCAACTCTACTGTggccacaacaacaacaacaacaataacaacttcGTTGACAACAACATCCAATTGCGAGAGCGGACCGAATACTTTCTTCATTCAAGCAAGGTCTTTCAGCATGCAATCGCCGATCTCATCTTTCTCCGCGATGCAAAGTTCTACGGATACTGAAAATAATAGAATTTCGGTGCCGATAAGCGCGCCATTACAACACAGTTACGGATCTTTTCATGAGGTGATGTATTATTTCGGTTAAATATTAAACAATTTCTGAAGAAGTTATCGTGAAAACATTATTTAACAACAACTATtttagcatttgaagctgcagaGTCTTCCATGTGCATATTCGAGGTCCACAAACGTTATAAGATATAGTATGTAATTTCTAAAAATGGATTCCTGTATAATGTTTGTAGCAGTTAATTTATACGTGTATTTTCTTTTCCTTCAAGAACCTCATTATTCTGGAAaaattaaatcattcgtttcatcaCGAGATCGTCCCGTTTGTTGGCCATACTACGATAGAGTTAATAGAACTTTAGGTATTAAAATGCGATTGGCAGCATGCACAAATAATACAGAGATAATGGAAAAATTATTGGACAATGGAATATCTCCTAATGTTTTAGATGATAAAGGACAGACACCTTTGCACATTGCTTGTAGCCAGTAAGTCTTTAAATATGTTGAACCAATACTTGAAATGAGCAGTATGCTGCCACAAGATTGATATTGGGCAATTTTTTTGTGTACTTGTAACTAAAGTGTTGATACAGCGCACATAATTATTCTTTTTTGACTCAACAGGGGTTACCCAGAAATGGTGCAGTTATTACTGCAACACGGTGCAAATCCTAATCATCGTGACAGAGCAGGTAACACTCCATTACACTTGGCGTCGCTGACTTGTTGTATATCCGTTGTGTCACTTCTCTTGAAAGCGGGAGCGAAGATTGTGACTCGAGATGGTGATGGTTATAACGCGCTGCAATTGGCGCAAGAGAAGTTAAAATTATTTCCGAATTTTTATTCTGATTCTAAGGTAGATGATATACAAACGGTAAAAAAACAGGTTCATGATataattaatttgttattaaCTTATCTACAACAGCAAAAAAACTCTCAAGAAGCGGTAGAAGCGTTGAGCACATTTTATTCGCGTTTATCGTTATCAAATGCATCCAACCAAATTTAAGATGGTATGAAAGACTTGTTGGCTAATTTGAACTCTTTTTATATTATGAATTAAATGTTTACAATCATCGCATTGCCAGTTTCATTGACAAACTCAACAGAACGTGAAATTAAATAAGAGATTAATACTTTACACTATCTGTTACGCAAGTAACgagttttatttatatatttaacacAATTCCGGGAAAAGTTTGTTTTAAACTCTTACGTTGAGCAGCATTTAATATTTTCACTTAAGAAAACGTAAGAATTATAACTGAATCACATCAGCAAGAATGAAAATACTGTTGAAAATCTGTTAGTTAATCATTAATAACATTTTCGCAAGTTGTATTTTCTTGGTTCCTtaattaatctttttttaacAAATGTTCCGATCGTTAATCGAAAATATATATCTAACACAGATTAATATCGCTATCGGTCATAAAAGAAACTAAATTTTAGGATGATCATAAAATACATTTACAACAAAATTAAAAGTTAACTCATTCACTTATGAGTTATGTAAGTTCTCATTAAATGTTTGCAACTCATAGGATTTTGCATAAATCATTCTTGTTTCGATAATGTTTTTAATAGTTTAAgacaaaatttatttcaaataccgACAAAAGCTGCAAATAAAGTATTACTCGGCCGAAAGGTTTAGTGTATGTAGATATTTATAAGAGAGAATTGCTATACATTTATTTTCATATTCTTACTCTAATGCACGCACTTTTTTAAGTTTCTGTTATTTGATACTCAGTAAGTAACTTTTGCAAAAAAGCAGTTTATCTATGTTTTAAAGCAGTATCATTACTGAATCAGCTTATACTTTTTATTCTACTTGCAGCTGCAATGCTAATGTATAAAAATGAGATAAACTATAAGCATTATACATTTATCTGTCTGATTGTTCTACTCGAGAGTGTGAAATTAAAGCTGTCAATATTTAGCAGAAGTAACCGAATATTTATGTAACGATTGCACTGacattaaatttgaaaaatgcagtTCGTCACTGTGAAAAAGGAATGTTTGGCAGAGGAAACTTTTCCAGCGTTTGGAATAATACAATTGTTTTAGCATCCTATATGAGGGAACGAATGTTAGACACATTACAATACTTTTGCAAAATGAACATACAATATTTAATTAAGATAAACTGTACCAGCTAGTACTCTCCGCTTGGGAACGGAGTCATGTAAATAACTTCTGTAATTACTTCATACTTTCTGTACATAAGTAATTATTTTGCTAGCGGTACTTGTAGAACTTTACAAAGTATCTCATTTTGATAGGGACATACATATatgttatgtatatattatatgtacagcGCATATATATCTTCCCCGGAAGCTATTAAACAAATGTATTAAAAGAAATTATTGATTTTGTACACTATATGATATTTTACAAATGTTCTTTAATTTCTTGTTACTGTGTCTTTGTTATTACTGAGTACCACAGAGGACGCATTATCATtaaactgcggatgtttatgcactTATAACATATTTTACCGAAACTCGGTGCAGCAAAGTGTTTATTGATCCATTAATATCCGTAATCCAATCAACATAGAAGAATAGAAACTTGGGTTATTACTCTAACTAGTATTTAAAGTGAGAATTATACTACTTTTCTTGTACTacgtattaataataaataaattataaattgataCATCCAAACTATTGCGTTTCTCTTAAACTTTATGTACAAGGTGCGTCGTGTACAGTCATCACAGGAGTTAATTGTATTTAAGATAAATAGACAGATAATGAATTTTTCTAGTCCATTGTATGACATATTTATGACCGAACAAGGATGGAGTATGTTTCATGCGGTTTTAAGGATCTATGGAATAATAATCTGTTTATACTATGAAATTTATTATCAtctacaattattattttgttcaataatttttattaaagtcAACATTAACGGAGGATTCACTTTTAAAAACGTTAACGATTATTTCCGCGAAAAAGTGCGGAATAACAAAAGTACATATACATGGACTTTTCATATATACACTTTTCAAGGATGACAAATAAGTTTCACTTCGAGTGATAACGGAGCATATCTCAAACAAGTGTGCTATTTAAACattctttttaattaaataattctatTTTACAATGCAGTGAATTCATTATTTTTATGTCACATAAACCGAAAAACAG contains:
- the LOC117219629 gene encoding uncharacterized protein LOC117219629 translates to MLFFLTTHRIQKNYKYIIAQLLILLKYPNKNMFNPVQIKHEYISIEDVNVNNRINVSLDNSSYPLFNGAGVEYKYNQLPQFWSHAQLSNEIQSKTEIHGQQNLFQMEENDPAAYMKDYMQNGMMFHTNQEINANQNHTTQRYHVNPIRKPEQPQISQESQQPKHVNQIITVSEPVSSIKSNRPGRPPKTSSELSVGKKFKCQCEICFKEFGHKSNLFIHMRTHNGERPYKCSQCEKCFTHSGNLAIHMRTHSGERPYGCQICGKMFSHSGNLSTHLRTHSGVKPYKCSICGKEFRHSGNLSIHERIHSGIKPFQCKVCGKDFYHSGNLTTHMKKHTIGTYASVNQCETNEDSAMPTTVNFNDAASLNAFANNVPLNSSTNIKVISNANNIVPIKHESNDERLTNGVEILTST
- the LOC117219638 gene encoding 8-oxo-dGDP phosphatase NUDT18: MSLTIEKQIELLLSGNSLEIDDTHEEIHAAQTDVLGSKTSSNYVPVCQKTVAYIVAAVVINEHGEVLMMQEAKASCNGKWYLPAGRVQPDENLLDAVKREVLEETGLILEPETLILIECAVGSWFRFVFTGKIIGGKLKTLEDANKESLQACWVQDINDLTLRANDIIPLIEKAKSYIVNKDTLHYPNLIPVTKSLNKLLLRLVITSKKRATNKLHVLTSNVEPAYLPTCEINPNCSLLSTLHNFMEELFGSGVAQHKPHGILSVEFSGEQEGDGLCLTLLVSFKLPVEDIPTIGKYIWRELPDNVATNISYRLPRNMTLPLNVIR
- the LOC117219620 gene encoding uncharacterized protein LOC117219620; its protein translation is MTSMDSGVEMGNDSNDSSITQHENLSVSQIGTVNSTVATTTTTTITTSLTTTSNCESGPNTFFIQARSFSMQSPISSFSAMQSSTDTENNRISVPISAPLQHSYGSFHEHLKLQSLPCAYSRSTNVIRYKPHYSGKIKSFVSSRDRPVCWPYYDRVNRTLGIKMRLAACTNNTEIMEKLLDNGISPNVLDDKGQTPLHIACSQGYPEMVQLLLQHGANPNHRDRAGNTPLHLASLTCCISVVSLLLKAGAKIVTRDGDGYNALQLAQEKLKLFPNFYSDSKVDDIQTVKKQVHDIINLLLTYLQQQKNSQEAVEALSTFYSRLSLSNASNQI